A single Gambusia affinis linkage group LG22, SWU_Gaff_1.0, whole genome shotgun sequence DNA region contains:
- the gpatch2 gene encoding G patch domain-containing protein 2 isoform X2 has translation MFREGHLKTIGKEGTGWHFHRTMDELVHDLVSALEESSEQAARGGFGDGGDHALAVGCLLKRQARKRRGRKRRSDNPHPPWETGHLSEGSESSVEEHKDYRASSGGVSAANSHARDNSDSDDQLGPKRRPPHATDLGRSKRPIWPDDLAVLGSAEGTRSLRRRRKVKRMAVDPPVEPEPHSSILLGPPPVPKARVGSRPHRLCGNDSRGAMELCGGGLLGSVGEKNRVKKRKLAMQRLGLEAADEGVVVESEDPLSSPKEGSKEKMELDEQKGSDEDMSDSETSSVSNSSDGGLYTNDEGRQGDDEQSDWFCEGEPASGSGPGGACGIAGVVPWWEREAASEELDLADPVFNSILSGSIPLLSPAAQRGFQARLSRLHGNQQGSEAGLPGSSSHGFSERLSQDPHEPWFNASSRRDHGQLHWDPRTDRGHRRSCSVKTASRQTSGHLGSLCTGDIKRRRKAAPLGTVVPSGVVGENAAPIPDTNLGSRMLQSMGWSPGMGLGPEGRGITEPIRATQRPKGAGLGFN, from the exons ATGTTCCGTGAAGGTCACCTAAAAACCATCGGCAAAGAGGGAACTGGCTG GCACTTTCACCGGACAATGGACGAGCTGGTCCATGACCTGGTGTCAGCACTGGAGGAGAGCTCGGAGCAAGCTGCCCGGGGTGGTTTTGGCGACGGGGGGGACCACGCGCTGGCAGTGGGTTGTCTGCTGAAAAGACAAGCTCGGAAACGGAGGGGCAGGAAACGACGCTCAGACAACCCCCATCCGCCCTGGGAGACGGGCCACCTCAGTGAGGGTTCAGAGTCCAGTGTGGAGGAACATAAG GACTACCGTGCCAGCTCAGGAGGTGTTTCCGCTGCCAACAGCCACGCCCGTGACAACAGCGACTCTGATGACCAGCTTGGCCCCAAAAGACGACCGCCCCATGCTACCGACCTGGGACGAAGCAAGCGGCCAATTTGGCCCGACGACCTGGCCGTCCTGGGGTCAGCAGAGGGAACTCGGAGCCTTAGACGCCGGCGTAAGGTCAAACGTATGGCTGTGGACCCGCCGGTAGAACCGGAACCTCACTCCTCCATCCTACTCGGGCCCCCGCCGGTCCCCAAGGCTCGTGTCGGCAGCAGGCCGCACAGACTCTGTGGTAACGATAGTAGGGGCGCCATGGAGCTTTGTGGAGGTGGCCTGCTGGGGTCTGTAGGAGAAAAGAACCGTGTGAAGAAGAGAAAACTGGCAATGCAAAGACTGGGGCTGGAAGCTGCAGACGAAGGGGTGGTTGTTGAGAGTGAAGACCCTCTGTCTTCACCAAAAGAGGGATCTAAAGAGAAGATGGAGCTGGACGAGCAAAAGGGCTCAGATGAGGACATGAGTGACAG TGAGACCAGCAGCGTCAGTAACAGCAGTGATGGTGGCCTCTACACTAACGATGAGGGGAGGCAAG GTGATGATGAACAGAGTGATTGGTTCTGTGAGGGAGAACCGGCGTCCGGATCTGGGCCCGGTGGTGCATGTGGGATAGCAGGAGTGGTTCCCTGGTGGGAGAGGGAGGCGGCGTCGGAGGAGCTGGACCTCGCCGACCCGGTCTTCAACAGCATTCTCTCAGGATCCATTCCTCTCCTGAGCCCCGCTGCACAGAGAG GGTTCCAGGCCAGGTTGAGtcgtctccatggaaaccagcaGGGATCCGAAGCGGGGCTTCCGGGAAGCTCCAGTCATGGCTTCAGCGAAAGGCTGAGCCAAGATCCCCATGA GCCTTGGTTTAACGCAAGCTCAAGGAGGGACCATGGACAG TTGCACTGGGATCCACGAACAGACAGAGGGCATCGGAGGAGCTGTTCGGTAAAAACAGCAAGCAG GCAGACCAGCGGACACCTCGGCTCTCTATGCACAGGCGACATCAAACGGAGGCGAAAAGCAGCTCCTCTAGGTACCGTTGTTCCCTCAG gTGTGGTTGGAGAAAACGCAGCTCCCATCCCTGACACGAACTTGGGGAGCCGCATGTTGCAAAGCATGGGCTGGAGCCCGGGGATGGGACTCGGCCCTGAGGGGAGGGGTATCACCGAACCCATCCGGGCCACACAGAGACCCAAAGGGGCAGGTTTAGGTTTCAACTGA
- the gpatch2 gene encoding G patch domain-containing protein 2 isoform X1 produces the protein MFREGHLKTIGKEGTGWHFHRTMDELVHDLVSALEESSEQAARGGFGDGGDHALAVGCLLKRQARKRRGRKRRSDNPHPPWETGHLSEGSESSVEEHKDYRASSGGVSAANSHARDNSDSDDQLGPKRRPPHATDLGRSKRPIWPDDLAVLGSAEGTRSLRRRRKVKRMAVDPPVEPEPHSSILLGPPPVPKARVGSRPHRLCGNDSRGAMELCGGGLLGSVGEKNRVKKRKLAMQRLGLEAADEGVVVESEDPLSSPKEGSKEKMELDEQKGSDEDMSDRCETSSVSNSSDGGLYTNDEGRQGDDEQSDWFCEGEPASGSGPGGACGIAGVVPWWEREAASEELDLADPVFNSILSGSIPLLSPAAQRGFQARLSRLHGNQQGSEAGLPGSSSHGFSERLSQDPHEPWFNASSRRDHGQLHWDPRTDRGHRRSCSVKTASRQTSGHLGSLCTGDIKRRRKAAPLGTVVPSGVVGENAAPIPDTNLGSRMLQSMGWSPGMGLGPEGRGITEPIRATQRPKGAGLGFN, from the exons ATGTTCCGTGAAGGTCACCTAAAAACCATCGGCAAAGAGGGAACTGGCTG GCACTTTCACCGGACAATGGACGAGCTGGTCCATGACCTGGTGTCAGCACTGGAGGAGAGCTCGGAGCAAGCTGCCCGGGGTGGTTTTGGCGACGGGGGGGACCACGCGCTGGCAGTGGGTTGTCTGCTGAAAAGACAAGCTCGGAAACGGAGGGGCAGGAAACGACGCTCAGACAACCCCCATCCGCCCTGGGAGACGGGCCACCTCAGTGAGGGTTCAGAGTCCAGTGTGGAGGAACATAAG GACTACCGTGCCAGCTCAGGAGGTGTTTCCGCTGCCAACAGCCACGCCCGTGACAACAGCGACTCTGATGACCAGCTTGGCCCCAAAAGACGACCGCCCCATGCTACCGACCTGGGACGAAGCAAGCGGCCAATTTGGCCCGACGACCTGGCCGTCCTGGGGTCAGCAGAGGGAACTCGGAGCCTTAGACGCCGGCGTAAGGTCAAACGTATGGCTGTGGACCCGCCGGTAGAACCGGAACCTCACTCCTCCATCCTACTCGGGCCCCCGCCGGTCCCCAAGGCTCGTGTCGGCAGCAGGCCGCACAGACTCTGTGGTAACGATAGTAGGGGCGCCATGGAGCTTTGTGGAGGTGGCCTGCTGGGGTCTGTAGGAGAAAAGAACCGTGTGAAGAAGAGAAAACTGGCAATGCAAAGACTGGGGCTGGAAGCTGCAGACGAAGGGGTGGTTGTTGAGAGTGAAGACCCTCTGTCTTCACCAAAAGAGGGATCTAAAGAGAAGATGGAGCTGGACGAGCAAAAGGGCTCAGATGAGGACATGAGTGACAGGTG TGAGACCAGCAGCGTCAGTAACAGCAGTGATGGTGGCCTCTACACTAACGATGAGGGGAGGCAAG GTGATGATGAACAGAGTGATTGGTTCTGTGAGGGAGAACCGGCGTCCGGATCTGGGCCCGGTGGTGCATGTGGGATAGCAGGAGTGGTTCCCTGGTGGGAGAGGGAGGCGGCGTCGGAGGAGCTGGACCTCGCCGACCCGGTCTTCAACAGCATTCTCTCAGGATCCATTCCTCTCCTGAGCCCCGCTGCACAGAGAG GGTTCCAGGCCAGGTTGAGtcgtctccatggaaaccagcaGGGATCCGAAGCGGGGCTTCCGGGAAGCTCCAGTCATGGCTTCAGCGAAAGGCTGAGCCAAGATCCCCATGA GCCTTGGTTTAACGCAAGCTCAAGGAGGGACCATGGACAG TTGCACTGGGATCCACGAACAGACAGAGGGCATCGGAGGAGCTGTTCGGTAAAAACAGCAAGCAG GCAGACCAGCGGACACCTCGGCTCTCTATGCACAGGCGACATCAAACGGAGGCGAAAAGCAGCTCCTCTAGGTACCGTTGTTCCCTCAG gTGTGGTTGGAGAAAACGCAGCTCCCATCCCTGACACGAACTTGGGGAGCCGCATGTTGCAAAGCATGGGCTGGAGCCCGGGGATGGGACTCGGCCCTGAGGGGAGGGGTATCACCGAACCCATCCGGGCCACACAGAGACCCAAAGGGGCAGGTTTAGGTTTCAACTGA
- the gpatch2 gene encoding G patch domain-containing protein 2 isoform X3, with the protein MDELVHDLVSALEESSEQAARGGFGDGGDHALAVGCLLKRQARKRRGRKRRSDNPHPPWETGHLSEGSESSVEEHKDYRASSGGVSAANSHARDNSDSDDQLGPKRRPPHATDLGRSKRPIWPDDLAVLGSAEGTRSLRRRRKVKRMAVDPPVEPEPHSSILLGPPPVPKARVGSRPHRLCGNDSRGAMELCGGGLLGSVGEKNRVKKRKLAMQRLGLEAADEGVVVESEDPLSSPKEGSKEKMELDEQKGSDEDMSDSETSSVSNSSDGGLYTNDEGRQGDDEQSDWFCEGEPASGSGPGGACGIAGVVPWWEREAASEELDLADPVFNSILSGSIPLLSPAAQRGFQARLSRLHGNQQGSEAGLPGSSSHGFSERLSQDPHEPWFNASSRRDHGQLHWDPRTDRGHRRSCSVKTASRQTSGHLGSLCTGDIKRRRKAAPLGTVVPSGVVGENAAPIPDTNLGSRMLQSMGWSPGMGLGPEGRGITEPIRATQRPKGAGLGFN; encoded by the exons ATGGACGAGCTGGTCCATGACCTGGTGTCAGCACTGGAGGAGAGCTCGGAGCAAGCTGCCCGGGGTGGTTTTGGCGACGGGGGGGACCACGCGCTGGCAGTGGGTTGTCTGCTGAAAAGACAAGCTCGGAAACGGAGGGGCAGGAAACGACGCTCAGACAACCCCCATCCGCCCTGGGAGACGGGCCACCTCAGTGAGGGTTCAGAGTCCAGTGTGGAGGAACATAAG GACTACCGTGCCAGCTCAGGAGGTGTTTCCGCTGCCAACAGCCACGCCCGTGACAACAGCGACTCTGATGACCAGCTTGGCCCCAAAAGACGACCGCCCCATGCTACCGACCTGGGACGAAGCAAGCGGCCAATTTGGCCCGACGACCTGGCCGTCCTGGGGTCAGCAGAGGGAACTCGGAGCCTTAGACGCCGGCGTAAGGTCAAACGTATGGCTGTGGACCCGCCGGTAGAACCGGAACCTCACTCCTCCATCCTACTCGGGCCCCCGCCGGTCCCCAAGGCTCGTGTCGGCAGCAGGCCGCACAGACTCTGTGGTAACGATAGTAGGGGCGCCATGGAGCTTTGTGGAGGTGGCCTGCTGGGGTCTGTAGGAGAAAAGAACCGTGTGAAGAAGAGAAAACTGGCAATGCAAAGACTGGGGCTGGAAGCTGCAGACGAAGGGGTGGTTGTTGAGAGTGAAGACCCTCTGTCTTCACCAAAAGAGGGATCTAAAGAGAAGATGGAGCTGGACGAGCAAAAGGGCTCAGATGAGGACATGAGTGACAG TGAGACCAGCAGCGTCAGTAACAGCAGTGATGGTGGCCTCTACACTAACGATGAGGGGAGGCAAG GTGATGATGAACAGAGTGATTGGTTCTGTGAGGGAGAACCGGCGTCCGGATCTGGGCCCGGTGGTGCATGTGGGATAGCAGGAGTGGTTCCCTGGTGGGAGAGGGAGGCGGCGTCGGAGGAGCTGGACCTCGCCGACCCGGTCTTCAACAGCATTCTCTCAGGATCCATTCCTCTCCTGAGCCCCGCTGCACAGAGAG GGTTCCAGGCCAGGTTGAGtcgtctccatggaaaccagcaGGGATCCGAAGCGGGGCTTCCGGGAAGCTCCAGTCATGGCTTCAGCGAAAGGCTGAGCCAAGATCCCCATGA GCCTTGGTTTAACGCAAGCTCAAGGAGGGACCATGGACAG TTGCACTGGGATCCACGAACAGACAGAGGGCATCGGAGGAGCTGTTCGGTAAAAACAGCAAGCAG GCAGACCAGCGGACACCTCGGCTCTCTATGCACAGGCGACATCAAACGGAGGCGAAAAGCAGCTCCTCTAGGTACCGTTGTTCCCTCAG gTGTGGTTGGAGAAAACGCAGCTCCCATCCCTGACACGAACTTGGGGAGCCGCATGTTGCAAAGCATGGGCTGGAGCCCGGGGATGGGACTCGGCCCTGAGGGGAGGGGTATCACCGAACCCATCCGGGCCACACAGAGACCCAAAGGGGCAGGTTTAGGTTTCAACTGA